The following nucleotide sequence is from Chryseobacterium sp. CY350.
TAATGAAAATTTAGTTTGTTTTAAGAACATTATCTTTTTTGGCGAATGTTTCGATTATGTGAATACATCTCAATGTAATCAAGAAATCGTAGAATCTCTTCAAAAATTACAGTCTATTGACAAATTAAAAAAAATTGAAAAGCTGTCAGGATTTTTTATTATAATTTTATTGGAAATTGATAATACTTACATCCTTAATGATGCAACTGGTCAATTAGAAGTTTTCATCTGTCATGATGAGACTGACTTGTATATCAGTTCTCAACCCAATATCATCGCAAAGATTTCCGGAAACAACGACTTTCACGATAATTTACCTCCTTATATTGCTGATAAAAAAATAAATATTTTCAGCAGAACACCTTATAGATCTATTACAAAGCTTATTTCAAATTTTTATTATAACGTCATTGTGCGTAAATACAACAGATATTCCCGAACAATGATCACTCAAAAGCTTGATAATCGGCAGGTGGCTTATTTGGTTTTGAGAATCCTTAAGAATACGGTGAGCAGTATGGTAGAAAGAAAGAATTTAGGAATAGCGATAACTGCAGGTTGGGATTCAAGAGTATTATTGCATCATCATTATCTATTCAAAAAATATCAATTATTATGTATTAAATCATCAATCAGAAAATAGTAAGCAAGATGTTATAATAGCTCAGAAAATAGCTCAACATTTCGAAAAAAATTTAACTGTGATAAATTATAATTTAGCTTCGATAAAATTAGATGATAAAATTACGGAGCTTTGGAAAGATGACGAGAAAATTCGTAAGATTTCAACTGTAATGAATAATTACTATCCAGACAATTATCTCATTAACGGCAATGTCAGCGAGGTTGCGAGAAACTTTTATGATCCTCTGCCTGGAAAGATATCGATTGATGATATTTGTTATTTTATAGGAGTTAGATGTGGAAACTATGAAAAAGAAGCTTTATCTCAGTGGTTCAGTGAAACAGATGATAAAGTTGATCTGTTAGATTCTATTTATTGGGAGCACAAAATGCCGAATTGGGCAGGAAGCAGCAAATCGATTTCGAATATTTACAATATCGTTACTTCTCCTTTTAACAATAGATACTTGCTGAATTTGCTTATTGCAACGAACAGACGTGATAGAGACAAATATTTCCACACCATTTATAAGCTTTTATTAGAAATAATTGATGAAAAATTAACCAGCATACCGATAAATCCCACCAGAAAAAACCTTAAAATCAGAGTATTGAAAAATCTACATATATATCCTGCTTATAGATATGTATACTTTAAATGGAGAAAGCTTAAATTTTAATTTTATATCAAAATCCCAGAAGACTGAAATATGCAAAGCATTTAATACTGATTAATTTCAAAACGTAATCATTTAGAAATTCTACTTCATATAAAATTATTACAGTTTAAGCAACTCTTTATTTTTATAGTTTAACTGATTTAAAATTGTGTTAAATAAAATAATTCCCTACATAAAAAAAATCCTTATAAATTATCATGAAATCAAAAAAAATCTTAATTTCAAACATCCTATTTTTTTCGTCATTTATTTTCGCACAAGAAACACAACAGCAGAAATTTAAAGTTGATGCCGGATTTGAGTTTAGAATTGTTCCATTTAACTTTAAGAATGCGGAAGGTCTGTACACCACCAATAAGTTCTTTCTATACAACAGGGATAAACATTTGTCCGGTAACAGTATAAATTTAAGCATAGAATATTACTTCCTTAAGAACACGACAATTGGTATTAATCAAAGTTTCAGGTATGATCAGTTATATTCTGATAATAACCTGAATAATCCAAATAATTATTTCACAACTGATCAGCATATGAGAATTATTGCAGATACAGAAATTCAGTTAAAACAATATTTTCCATTAAAAAACATCAATCATCAGATTATCGCAAGTTTAGGTTATGGATTTATGAATAATAATACACTGTTCCACGTAACAGAAGTTTATGACCGAGATCCGAATGATCAAATTAATTTTAGTAGAACCAGTGAAGTTGATTTTCAATTTCAAGCTTATAAAATAGGTGTGGGCTATCAATATAAAAGATTTGAAGCGATGGTAGGGATTTACATCGTTGAAAAGGACAATTTTGATGATTATTCCAGTGCATTCGGCATGCCTTTTCTAAAGTTGAGCTACAATATTGTGAAATTTTAGGTACTATTGCAGATTGATTGTTACAAAATAAACAACCATACTTCAATAGTGCTGTTACTGGATTTAATTTATTCCTTAAAAAGGCAGTATCAAAGTCGGTAAGTAGACAACGATACGACCTACCTAACGGTTGATACACTTGTTGGCTTAATTACATAAGTGAACCAATTCAATATTTTTTTATAATTTACTTAAAGTTGTGAAATATATTATGATAATTGTTTATATTTAAATAATTTTGTTTTTGATATGTTAAATTATACACTTTCTGATAATGAGTTAGAGCGATTGAAAAAATTAGAATATTTTGATCTTCTGAACTTAGGAAAAGATCCTCAATTCGATATTTTTGCAGAAACGGCATGTCTAATAGCCGATTGTCCAGTTTCTTTAATTTCGATTATGGAAAGCGAGATGCAGACTGTTCAAAGTTGTGTAGGTTTGGAAATCGACTCTGTAGCGAGGGAGAATACAATTTGTCAATATTCAATCTCCACTGGAGAAATTATCATTATCAATGATACTCTTTTGGATGAAAGAACCCGTTTAAATCCATTAGTTTTACAAGGAGGAATACGATTTTATGTAGGAATACCATTTTTTGATGACGAACGTTTTGCGCTAGGAACAATCTGTGTAATTGATTATAAACCCAGAGCAATCACAGACAGTCAGATTACTGCACTTAAAAAGCTTTCAGATGTTATTTCTAAACTTTTAACAGCAAGGAGAAAAACAATTTATGCAGAATATTTTCAGCAGATCTTCAATATATCTAATAATCTGATCTGCGTTCTGGATGACAAATTGAAGTTTAAGAATTTCAATCCGGTAGTCGAGAAAATATTCCTATTAAAAAAAGCAGAGGTGATAGGGCGTAGCTTTACCGAGATTTTCGGTGAACCGAACAAAGATCTTTCAACGATGAAAGATTTGATGAAGGGGGCCCAGGAGGCATCTTTTACTACGTATAAAAATAGTGATGACGGAAGTTCTGTTATTGTAGAATGGGTTTTTAAACTCAATCAAGAACTTTCTGAAATTTTCTGTTTCGGAACCAACATCACCAAGGAGAGTGAAGAAAAACGTCAGTTAGAAAGCTCGGAGCGACGTTTCAGGAGTTTCTTTGAAAATGCTATTGGCTTAATGAGTATGCATGATATGGACGGTAACATTCTTGCGGTGAATGAAAAAGGGAGAGAAATGCTGCATTATTCTGTTGACGAGGTGGAAAATTTAAACCTTAAAGATCTTGTTCCGGAGCATAACTGGCCTTCTCTACAAGAGTATTTAAATCGTATCAAAAAAGAAAGGGAAGACTTTGGAACCATGATTTTAAAGGCGAAAAATGGAGTGGAGCAGGTGTGGATGTATCACAATCTTGTTGAGTTAGACGAGGAAGGAAAGCCTTACATTATTAGTACGGCCTTGAACGTCACTGAAAGAATGACTTTAGAAAAAGATCTCGTTCATACAAAAAAAATTCTTGAACAAACAAGCTCTGTAGCTCAAGTAGGTGGTTGGGAAGTGAATTTGAAAAAGAATACCCTCTTCTGGTCTCAAAGTACTAAAGAAATTCATAAGATTGGCAACGACTATCAGCCTGATTTGGAAACTGCTATTGGTTTTTATACAGACGATAGCAGAGAAAGAGTTGAATTTTTATTCAACAGAGCAGTAAATGAAGGGATTCCGTATGATGATGAATTCCAGCTCGTTCGCAATGATGGTGTGACAATCTGGGTAAGGGTGAAAGCAATTCCGGAATTTGAAGATGGTGTGTGTATCAGAGTTTTTGGCATCATTCAGGATATTGATGTTTTCAAGAAAATGTTTCTTGATATTGCTAAAAAAGAAGCAATGATGCAATCTTTTGTAACGTATGTTCCTGTTGCAGTTGCGATGTTCGATAAAGATCTCAACTATATTTCTGTAAGCAGCAAATGGAAAGATGAATTCAAAATGAATGAGAATGATATCATTGGAAAGAATCTTTTTGCGGTATCACCAAACATTCCTGTGGAACGAAAAGAAATTTATCATGCTGCTTTGCAAGGTAAAACATATATCAATGAAGATTTTGCAATTCATCTTAGTGGTACAGAAGAGATTCAGCATTTGGATCTGAAAGTAGGACCATGGTATCTTTCGGATAACGAAATCGGAGGAGTTATTGTCTCAGTTCAGAATATTACCACAGCTGTAAAGACCAACGAAGAACTTAAAAATGCAAAAAAAATGGCTGATATTGCAAGTAAAGCAAAATCAGAGTTTCTGGCTAATATGAGCCATGAGATCCGTACACCTCTGAATGGAGTGGTAGGCTTTTCAGATCTTCTTTTAAGAACCCCTCTTAATGATATTCAGACGCAATACCTTAATTATATCAATGAATCCGGAGAAAATCTTCTAAATATTATTAATGACATTCTTGATTTTTCTAAAATAGAATCCGGTAAAATGGAACTTTTGATTGATCAAAGTGATGTTTATGACATGGTGAGTCAGGTTATCAATGTCATTCTTTACCAGTCTCAGAAAAAAAATATTGAACTTCTTTTAAATATAGAACCAGGACTTCCAAAAACTATCTTACTTGATGAAGCTAGATTAAAACAAATCCTTATTAACCTTCTTGGTAATGCCGTTAAATTTACTGAAAAAGGAGAAATTGAACTTAAGGTGGAAAAACTCAGTATGGATGATGAGAATATTGTTCTGAGATTTTCTGTAAGAGATACAGGTATAGGAATACCTTTGGAAAAGCAAAATCATATTTTTGATGCTTTTACTCAGGAAAACAGCTCTATAAGTAAACGTTATGGAGGAACGGGTCTTGGTCTTACAATATCAAACAATATTCTGGGATATATGGGAAGTCATCTTTCATTGGTCAGCACCCATGAAAAAGGCTCTGAGTTTTTCTTCGACATTGAAATCCCTTATGAAATATCAAAATCCAGTGAGTACGACGATCTTACAATAAAAAAAGTCCTTGTGGTGGATGATAATGAAGCAAACAGAATCATTCTTCAACACATGCTAACCTATAAAAATATAGAATCTACATTGGCTTCCAACGGAATGGAAGCTTTACAGATTTTGCTAAGGGGTGACCGTTTCGATGTGATACTGATGGATTATCATATGCCGGTAATTTCCGGTTTGGAAACAATTACTAAGATCAGAGAGCTATTCAATGAAAAAAAAGAGACCTCACCACTGGTGATTCTTCATACTTCTTCAGAAGAACATGATGTTATTAATTCTTTCCGCAAGGAAGATGATTCTTATTTTCTGCTGAAGCCTATTAAGTCTGATGATCTTTACAGAACTCTTAAACGTCTGTCGCAAAGTAAAGTGACGGAAGTGGCGGCTCCTGAACATTTGGAAAAACATTGTTTTCCTTTTATGGAAAAGCTGGAAGTTCTTTTAGTAGATGATAATCCCGTAAATATGGTTCTTAATAATAGAATGATGAAATCACTGATGCCTGATGTGCATCTTACAGAAGTGGTAAATGGTTTGGAGGCAGTGGAAGAATGTAAGAAAAAAGATTTCTCTGTAATCCTAATGGATGTACAAATGCCAGTGATGAACGGTATTGAAGCTACGAAACAGATTCGCCTTTTACCAGGATATGAAAATGTACCAATTATTGGAGTGACAGCTGGAAACGTATTGGGAGAAAAAGAAAAATGTCTGGAATCTGGAATGAATGATTTTTTACCAAAACCTTTGCGTCAGGCAAATCTTTCAGAAATGCTCAAAAAATATATTGCCATTGAACAAGATATGGGTGTTGAGGGCCAAGCAGTAATTGCAACGGAAAAATACATCAATATGGATATGTTTAGAGAGCAGATAGGTGATGATGATGATTTTAAAACAATATTTTTAAACCTTGTAATTAAAGAACTTATCCAAACAAAGGATGATATTGGTAATGCAGCAGCAGTAAAAGATGCAGTGTCTGCCAAAATAATTCTTCATAAACTTAAAGGCACTGCAGGAACTACCGGTCTTTTCAGACTTTCAGAATGTGCATTGAGATGGGAGAAAAAAGCTGATGAAAATATAGATTTTTCAGATATGGAGAAAGAAGTAAATGAAGAGATCACTATTGGATTAAATATAATAAAAAGTTTATAAATAAAAATTGAAAGCTGTGTTCGTTAGGAACACCGGATATGTCGAACTAATTATGTATTAAGATAAATTATTAAAAGTATCCTAAGTTTTCTTGACCAGAATAGCAAAAGAAGCTTTTGAAACATTAAAAAAAAATATTGATCCGGTATTCACCATATCAGACCATTAATGTAAAGTTTTTTACTGTTAAGATTTCATTGACGATCTAAGTCAAATGACAGTTTGAGCATGAACAATACCAGTCATAAGTATTTACCATGATTAAAAGCTGCGGACGTATATTGTTAATTGTTTAATTTAATTAAATTCAAATAAAATCTTTGGTTATGTGAGATAATGGTACTACATTTGATTTATCATATTTGTTAGTATAATTAATTTTAATAACATCTTTTATTGCAGTTACGTTAAATATTTCCGATTATGAAAAAACAAATGGTTATGGTTGTATTTTCTTTAGGATTGATATCTTTAGGAAGCAGCCAGGTCTCAGCACAAAATTCTGACCATGTGGGTACATCAGTTAATATCGTTTTGGCAGA
It contains:
- a CDS encoding response regulator, whose protein sequence is MLNYTLSDNELERLKKLEYFDLLNLGKDPQFDIFAETACLIADCPVSLISIMESEMQTVQSCVGLEIDSVARENTICQYSISTGEIIIINDTLLDERTRLNPLVLQGGIRFYVGIPFFDDERFALGTICVIDYKPRAITDSQITALKKLSDVISKLLTARRKTIYAEYFQQIFNISNNLICVLDDKLKFKNFNPVVEKIFLLKKAEVIGRSFTEIFGEPNKDLSTMKDLMKGAQEASFTTYKNSDDGSSVIVEWVFKLNQELSEIFCFGTNITKESEEKRQLESSERRFRSFFENAIGLMSMHDMDGNILAVNEKGREMLHYSVDEVENLNLKDLVPEHNWPSLQEYLNRIKKEREDFGTMILKAKNGVEQVWMYHNLVELDEEGKPYIISTALNVTERMTLEKDLVHTKKILEQTSSVAQVGGWEVNLKKNTLFWSQSTKEIHKIGNDYQPDLETAIGFYTDDSRERVEFLFNRAVNEGIPYDDEFQLVRNDGVTIWVRVKAIPEFEDGVCIRVFGIIQDIDVFKKMFLDIAKKEAMMQSFVTYVPVAVAMFDKDLNYISVSSKWKDEFKMNENDIIGKNLFAVSPNIPVERKEIYHAALQGKTYINEDFAIHLSGTEEIQHLDLKVGPWYLSDNEIGGVIVSVQNITTAVKTNEELKNAKKMADIASKAKSEFLANMSHEIRTPLNGVVGFSDLLLRTPLNDIQTQYLNYINESGENLLNIINDILDFSKIESGKMELLIDQSDVYDMVSQVINVILYQSQKKNIELLLNIEPGLPKTILLDEARLKQILINLLGNAVKFTEKGEIELKVEKLSMDDENIVLRFSVRDTGIGIPLEKQNHIFDAFTQENSSISKRYGGTGLGLTISNNILGYMGSHLSLVSTHEKGSEFFFDIEIPYEISKSSEYDDLTIKKVLVVDDNEANRIILQHMLTYKNIESTLASNGMEALQILLRGDRFDVILMDYHMPVISGLETITKIRELFNEKKETSPLVILHTSSEEHDVINSFRKEDDSYFLLKPIKSDDLYRTLKRLSQSKVTEVAAPEHLEKHCFPFMEKLEVLLVDDNPVNMVLNNRMMKSLMPDVHLTEVVNGLEAVEECKKKDFSVILMDVQMPVMNGIEATKQIRLLPGYENVPIIGVTAGNVLGEKEKCLESGMNDFLPKPLRQANLSEMLKKYIAIEQDMGVEGQAVIATEKYINMDMFREQIGDDDDFKTIFLNLVIKELIQTKDDIGNAAAVKDAVSAKIILHKLKGTAGTTGLFRLSECALRWEKKADENIDFSDMEKEVNEEITIGLNIIKSL